One genomic segment of Prochlorococcus marinus str. MIT 0919 includes these proteins:
- a CDS encoding cytochrome c oxidase subunit 3 produces the protein MTTIAPLEDNSPGSTTDPKNLEGEHSDHRLFGLIAFLVADGMTFAGFFAAYLTFKAVNPLLPGAVYELELGLPTINTILLLISSATFHRASKALQKKDAKVCQQWLLVTAGLGLAFLVSQMIEYFSLPFGLTDNLYASTFYALTGFHGLHVTLGTLMIFIIWWQARYPGGRVTSTNKFPLEAAELYWHFVDGIWVILFIILYLL, from the coding sequence ATGACAACAATTGCTCCTTTAGAAGATAACTCTCCTGGTTCAACTACCGATCCCAAAAACTTAGAAGGTGAACATTCCGACCATAGATTATTTGGACTCATAGCTTTTTTAGTAGCTGATGGAATGACTTTTGCAGGTTTTTTTGCTGCGTATCTTACTTTTAAAGCAGTCAACCCATTACTACCTGGAGCGGTATACGAACTTGAGTTAGGACTTCCAACTATTAATACAATTTTATTACTAATAAGTAGCGCTACATTTCATCGCGCTAGTAAAGCATTGCAGAAAAAAGATGCGAAAGTCTGCCAACAATGGTTGCTGGTTACTGCAGGGCTAGGTTTAGCCTTCCTTGTGAGTCAAATGATTGAATATTTCAGCCTTCCCTTCGGCCTCACTGACAATTTGTACGCCAGTACTTTCTACGCCCTAACAGGATTTCATGGGCTGCATGTCACTTTAGGCACCTTGATGATTTTTATAATCTGGTGGCAAGCACGCTATCCGGGGGGCAGAGTTACCAGTACCAATAAATTCCCACTTGAAGCAGCTGAACTCTATTGGCACTTCGTAGATGGGATCTGGGTGATTCTCTTTATCATCCTTTACTTACTTTGA
- the ctaD gene encoding cytochrome c oxidase subunit I: protein MTLSIPPTKTNSSGGLQPTGWLRYLSFSLDHKVIGIQYLVCGFIFYLIGGALASAIRIELTSPVSDFMARDVYNQVLTLHGTIMIFLWIVPVVNGAFGNYLIPFFVGARDMAFPRLNAVAFWLIPPAGLMLISSYFINGAAQSGWTAYPPLSITTPAAGQIIWIVSVLLLGGSSIFGGINFIATILKLRRPGLKLMQLPMYCWAMLGTSILVVLSTPVLAGTLILLSFDIVAHTGFFNPTLGGNVIVYQHLFWFYSHPAVYIMVLPAFGLVSEILPVHCRKPLFGYTTMVYSIMGIVVLGLVVWAHHMFTSGTPPWMRLFFTIATAFIAVPTGIKFFNWVATLWGGRISLNTAILFSCGFIVNFVLGGITGVALAQVPFDIHVHDTYFVVAHFHYIVYGGSVFVIFSSIYHWYPKFTGRMLSENIGRLHFIITFIGFNLCFAPQHWLGLNGMPRRVAEYDPQFAFVNQLSSAGALLMAISTLPFLWNVIYSAFKGPIAGDNPWEALTPEWLTSSPPPVENWKGEAPLVTKPYGYGQVEINANSIANKSIEGSE, encoded by the coding sequence ATGACACTCTCAATACCTCCTACAAAAACAAATAGTTCAGGTGGGCTTCAACCAACTGGGTGGCTCCGATACCTAAGTTTCAGCTTAGATCACAAGGTAATTGGTATCCAATATTTGGTTTGCGGCTTTATTTTCTATTTAATTGGTGGAGCACTAGCTAGTGCCATAAGAATTGAGTTGACAAGCCCCGTTTCAGACTTCATGGCAAGAGACGTATATAACCAAGTGCTAACTCTGCATGGAACAATCATGATATTTCTTTGGATAGTGCCGGTAGTAAATGGTGCCTTTGGTAATTATTTAATACCTTTTTTTGTAGGTGCTAGAGATATGGCTTTCCCGCGATTAAATGCCGTTGCATTTTGGTTAATTCCTCCAGCAGGTTTGATGTTGATAAGTAGTTATTTTATTAATGGTGCCGCACAATCAGGTTGGACGGCCTATCCACCTCTCAGCATTACTACACCAGCTGCTGGGCAAATAATCTGGATAGTAAGTGTATTGCTTTTAGGTGGTAGTTCAATATTTGGTGGCATCAATTTCATAGCAACTATTCTAAAGCTTCGCAGACCTGGTCTAAAGCTTATGCAATTGCCAATGTATTGCTGGGCAATGCTAGGGACAAGCATACTAGTGGTTCTTTCAACTCCTGTTTTGGCAGGAACATTAATCTTATTGAGCTTCGATATTGTTGCTCATACAGGTTTCTTTAACCCAACTCTTGGAGGCAACGTAATTGTCTATCAACATTTGTTCTGGTTTTATTCACATCCAGCTGTGTACATAATGGTCCTACCAGCATTTGGATTGGTCAGTGAAATACTTCCAGTGCATTGCCGAAAACCTTTATTTGGCTATACAACTATGGTTTATTCCATTATGGGAATTGTTGTTTTAGGATTAGTGGTATGGGCACATCATATGTTTACAAGTGGCACTCCTCCTTGGATGAGGCTTTTCTTTACCATTGCCACGGCATTTATAGCCGTACCAACTGGGATAAAGTTTTTCAATTGGGTGGCAACTCTTTGGGGTGGGAGAATCTCTCTTAACACAGCTATACTTTTTTCATGTGGTTTCATTGTAAATTTTGTACTCGGTGGGATTACTGGAGTTGCATTGGCTCAGGTTCCTTTCGACATCCATGTGCATGATACCTACTTTGTAGTTGCTCATTTTCATTACATAGTCTATGGCGGATCGGTTTTTGTAATATTTTCATCAATTTATCACTGGTATCCAAAGTTTACTGGACGGATGTTAAGCGAAAATATTGGGCGTCTGCACTTTATTATTACCTTTATTGGTTTTAATTTGTGCTTTGCACCTCAACATTGGCTAGGGCTGAATGGGATGCCTCGGCGCGTAGCAGAATATGATCCTCAATTCGCTTTTGTGAATCAACTCAGTAGTGCAGGTGCTCTATTGATGGCGATAAGTACACTGCCTTTCCTATGGAATGTTATTTATAGCGCATTCAAGGGGCCTATCGCAGGCGATAACCCTTGGGAAGCACTAACTCCAGAGTGGCTAACAAGCTCTCCTCCTCCTGTTGAGAACTGGAAAGGAGAAGCACCTCTAGTTACCAAACCATATGGGTATGGCCAAGTTGAAATCAATGCTAATTCTATCGCGAACAAATCTATCGAGGGTTCTGAATGA
- a CDS encoding cytochrome c oxidase subunit II codes for MSPTAIYTILASLILTIGGIWVGNNVNLLPVVASSNAPIYDELFKVLFIIGTILFVGMFGLVVYSLIKFRRKPGQIGDGLAIEDNLPLEIFWTAVPAIIILFVGLYSYDIYDRMGGMQTLTHVNHDQHAMAPEEKVWGGIGSSSSQGLMQEGSLGTIPVEVTAMQFAFLFHYPAGDIISGELHVPVGQPVSMKMESKDVIHAFWVPEFRLKQDVIPGQPTILNFTPTRIGKYPIICAELCGPYHGGMRSTVVVEDPEDYKNWYMKNSKKPSLEA; via the coding sequence TTGTCCCCTACAGCTATATATACGATCCTAGCGAGTCTCATATTGACAATTGGAGGCATTTGGGTTGGTAACAACGTAAATCTGCTCCCTGTCGTCGCAAGCTCCAACGCCCCTATTTATGACGAACTCTTTAAAGTTCTCTTCATTATTGGAACAATTCTTTTTGTGGGGATGTTCGGACTTGTTGTTTATAGCCTTATAAAATTTCGGAGGAAACCTGGTCAAATTGGAGATGGGCTAGCTATTGAAGACAACCTTCCACTTGAAATTTTTTGGACAGCTGTGCCAGCAATAATAATATTATTTGTTGGCCTCTATAGCTATGACATATATGACCGAATGGGAGGAATGCAAACATTAACCCACGTAAATCATGATCAACATGCCATGGCCCCTGAAGAGAAAGTTTGGGGCGGGATAGGCTCATCATCATCACAAGGATTAATGCAAGAAGGAAGCTTGGGGACCATTCCTGTTGAAGTAACTGCAATGCAATTTGCTTTTCTTTTTCACTACCCAGCAGGGGATATTATTTCAGGAGAACTTCATGTACCTGTTGGTCAGCCAGTCAGTATGAAAATGGAGTCCAAAGATGTCATACATGCTTTCTGGGTACCTGAATTTCGACTTAAGCAAGATGTCATTCCAGGACAACCAACCATATTGAACTTTACTCCTACAAGGATAGGTAAATATCCGATTATTTGCGCTGAACTCTGTGGGCCATACCATGGAGGTATGAGATCAACAGTTGTAGTGGAAGATCCTGAAGACTACAAGAATTGGTACATGAAGAATTCAAAAAAGCCTAGTTTGGAAGCATGA
- a CDS encoding COX15/CtaA family protein: protein MPPYILRKRLGKLASHIVVALVMLVVIGGATRVMEAGLACPDWPLCYGSFFPQGQMNVRVFLEWLHRLDAFFVGITILIQLVFSLSFKSSLPKWIPMFNGIVLVLVFSQGMLGALTVFELLPSMVVMAHLALALTLLGLMSGVSQMLLNPDGIETPLWWRGLSMGSLIAVVTQCLVGGGMATTWSSQRCIAQGIDCQLLDLHRFTALPVAFFIISFVITSIYKGGWFRDQWPFLLTVFSLLVIQIMLGVFSVQLGLKQPLLTISHQLIAALLVAFLSALSFRRPKAENLGINHDFQDSLFEVCHG, encoded by the coding sequence TTGCCACCCTATATTTTAAGAAAGCGCCTTGGGAAGCTGGCTTCTCATATTGTTGTAGCACTTGTCATGCTTGTTGTCATAGGCGGTGCTACTCGTGTAATGGAAGCTGGGCTTGCTTGTCCAGACTGGCCTCTTTGCTATGGATCATTTTTCCCACAGGGGCAGATGAACGTGCGGGTTTTCTTGGAGTGGTTGCATCGTCTTGATGCATTTTTTGTTGGGATAACAATTCTAATTCAACTGGTTTTTTCTCTTTCTTTTAAATCTTCTTTGCCTAAATGGATCCCTATGTTCAATGGGATCGTTCTTGTTTTAGTTTTCTCTCAGGGCATGCTAGGTGCTTTGACGGTGTTTGAATTATTACCATCAATGGTTGTCATGGCACATCTGGCTCTGGCTTTGACTCTCCTAGGCTTAATGAGCGGAGTATCTCAGATGCTTCTTAACCCTGATGGAATCGAAACGCCTCTTTGGTGGAGAGGCTTAAGCATGGGTTCGCTGATAGCAGTAGTCACACAGTGTTTAGTTGGCGGAGGAATGGCTACAACATGGTCTTCACAAAGATGTATTGCTCAAGGTATTGATTGTCAATTGCTTGACTTGCATCGCTTTACTGCCCTGCCAGTAGCTTTTTTTATTATTTCTTTTGTAATTACTTCTATATATAAAGGGGGTTGGTTTAGAGACCAATGGCCTTTTTTATTAACTGTATTTTCCTTGCTGGTTATCCAAATTATGCTGGGAGTGTTTTCTGTTCAACTTGGTTTAAAACAGCCTCTGTTGACTATCTCTCATCAGTTGATTGCAGCTTTATTGGTTGCGTTCCTGTCTGCATTGAGTTTTCGTAGGCCTAA